The following proteins are encoded in a genomic region of Jaculus jaculus isolate mJacJac1 chromosome 13, mJacJac1.mat.Y.cur, whole genome shotgun sequence:
- the Usp30 gene encoding ubiquitin carboxyl-terminal hydrolase 30 isoform X1, with the protein MLSSRVQAAKTAADKAILRFLRTGAAFRSKVMRNWGVIGGIAAALAAGIYVIWGPITERKKRRKGLVPGLVNLGNTCFMNSLLQGLSACPAFIKWLEEFTTQYTRDQQEPPPHQYLSLTLLNLLKALSCQEVTEDEVLDASCLLDVLRMYRWQISSFEEQDAHELFHVITSSLEDERDRQPRVTHLFDVHSLEQQSEIPPRQITCHTRGSPPPTSSHWKSQHPFHGRLTSNMVCKHCEHQSPVRFDTFDSLSLSIPAATWGHPLTLDHCLHHFISSESVRDVVCDNCTKIEAKGTLNGGKVEHQRTTFVKQLKLGKLPQCLCIHLQRLSWSSHGTPLKRHEHVQFSEFLMMDIYKYRLLGPRPRQHGPTPGESPGPVLELQDMPAAPKPVLNQPGTPKTQIFMNGACSPSLLPALPPMMPFPLPAVPDYSSSTYLFRLMAVVVHHGDMHSGHFVTYRRSPPSAKSPLSTSNQWLWVSDDTVRKASLQEVLSSSAYLLFYERVLSRMQQQGQEYRSEE; encoded by the exons ATCTAAAGTCATGAGGAACTGGGGAGTAATCGGTGGAATTGCTGCTGCCCTTGCAGCAGGAATCTATGTTATTTGGGGTCCCATTACGGAAAGGAAGAAGCGAAGAAAAG GGCTTGTGCCTGGCCTTGTCAACTTGGGAAACACCTGCTTCATGAACTCCCTGCTGCAGGGCCTGTCCGCCTGCCCTGCGTTCATCAAGTGGCTGGAAGAGTTCACCACCCAGTACACCAGGGACCAGCAGGAGCCTCCCCCACACCAGTACTTGTCCTTGACACTGTTGAACCTCCTGAAAG CTTTGTCCTGCCAAGAAGTCACTGAGGATGAGGTCTTAGATGCAAGCTGCTTGCTGGATGTCTTAAGAATGTACAGATGGCAGATTTCTTCCTTTGAAGAACAG GATGCCCATGAGTTATTCCATGTCATTACCTCGTCACTGGAAGACGAACGAGACCGTCAGCCACGGGTCACACATTTGTTCGATGTGCATTCCCTAGAG CAGCAGTCAGAAATACCTCCCAGGCAAATAACCTGCCACACGAGAG GGTCTCCCCCCCCCACGTCCAGCCACTGGAAGTCCCAGCACCCTTTTCACGGAAGACTTACTAGCAATATGGTCTGCAAACACTGTGAACACCAG AGCCCTGTTCGATTCGATACCTTTGACAGCCTTTCCCTCAGTATTCCAGCTGCCACGTGG GGTCACCCACTGACCCTGGACCACTGCCTTCACCACTTCATCTCATCCGAGTCAGTGCGGGACGTTGTGTGTGACAACTGTACAAAG ATTGAAGCCAAAGGAACGCTGAACGGAGGAAAGGTGGAACACCAGAGGACCACTTTTGTCAAGCAGTTAAAGCTAGGGAAG CTCCCCCAGTGCCTCTGCATCCACCTTCAGCGGCTGAGCTGGTCTAGCCACGGCACCCCTCTGAAGAGGCACGAGCATGTTCAGTTCAGCGAGTTCCTGATGATGGACATCTACAAGTACCGCCTCCTGGGACCCAGACCCCGTCAGCACGGCCCCACGCCGGGCGAGAGCCCAGGGCCTGTGCTGGAGCTACAGGACATGCCAGCGGCCCCAAAGCCAG TTCTTAACCAGCCAGGAACCCCCAAAACACAGATTTTTATGAATGGCGCCTGTTCCCCGTCTTTGTTGCCAGCGCTGCCACCCATGATGCCCTTCCCTCTCCCGGCTGTTCCTGACTACAG CTCCTCCACATACCTCTTTCGCCTGATGGCAGTTGTCGTCCACCACGGAGACATGCACTCTGGACACTTCGTTACTTACCGAAGGTCCCCACCTTCAGCCAAGAGCCCTCTCTCAACCAGCAACCAGTGGCTGTGGGTTTCTGACGACACCGTCCGCAAGGCCAGCCTGCAGGAGGTCCTGTCCTCCAGTGCCTACCTGCTGTTCTATGAGCGCGTTCTGTCCCGGATGCAGCAGCAGGGTCAGGAGTACAGGTCTGAGGAGTGA
- the Usp30 gene encoding ubiquitin carboxyl-terminal hydrolase 30 isoform X2, which yields MLSSRVQAAKTAADKAILRFLRTGAAFRSKVMRNWGVIGGIAAALAAGIYVIWGPITERKKRRKGLVPGLVNLGNTCFMNSLLQGLSACPAFIKWLEEFTTQYTRDQQEPPPHQYLSLTLLNLLKALSCQEVTEDEVLDASCLLDVLRMYRWQISSFEEQDAHELFHVITSSLEDERDRQPRVTHLFDVHSLEQSEIPPRQITCHTRGSPPPTSSHWKSQHPFHGRLTSNMVCKHCEHQSPVRFDTFDSLSLSIPAATWGHPLTLDHCLHHFISSESVRDVVCDNCTKIEAKGTLNGGKVEHQRTTFVKQLKLGKLPQCLCIHLQRLSWSSHGTPLKRHEHVQFSEFLMMDIYKYRLLGPRPRQHGPTPGESPGPVLELQDMPAAPKPVLNQPGTPKTQIFMNGACSPSLLPALPPMMPFPLPAVPDYSSSTYLFRLMAVVVHHGDMHSGHFVTYRRSPPSAKSPLSTSNQWLWVSDDTVRKASLQEVLSSSAYLLFYERVLSRMQQQGQEYRSEE from the exons ATCTAAAGTCATGAGGAACTGGGGAGTAATCGGTGGAATTGCTGCTGCCCTTGCAGCAGGAATCTATGTTATTTGGGGTCCCATTACGGAAAGGAAGAAGCGAAGAAAAG GGCTTGTGCCTGGCCTTGTCAACTTGGGAAACACCTGCTTCATGAACTCCCTGCTGCAGGGCCTGTCCGCCTGCCCTGCGTTCATCAAGTGGCTGGAAGAGTTCACCACCCAGTACACCAGGGACCAGCAGGAGCCTCCCCCACACCAGTACTTGTCCTTGACACTGTTGAACCTCCTGAAAG CTTTGTCCTGCCAAGAAGTCACTGAGGATGAGGTCTTAGATGCAAGCTGCTTGCTGGATGTCTTAAGAATGTACAGATGGCAGATTTCTTCCTTTGAAGAACAG GATGCCCATGAGTTATTCCATGTCATTACCTCGTCACTGGAAGACGAACGAGACCGTCAGCCACGGGTCACACATTTGTTCGATGTGCATTCCCTAGAG CAGTCAGAAATACCTCCCAGGCAAATAACCTGCCACACGAGAG GGTCTCCCCCCCCCACGTCCAGCCACTGGAAGTCCCAGCACCCTTTTCACGGAAGACTTACTAGCAATATGGTCTGCAAACACTGTGAACACCAG AGCCCTGTTCGATTCGATACCTTTGACAGCCTTTCCCTCAGTATTCCAGCTGCCACGTGG GGTCACCCACTGACCCTGGACCACTGCCTTCACCACTTCATCTCATCCGAGTCAGTGCGGGACGTTGTGTGTGACAACTGTACAAAG ATTGAAGCCAAAGGAACGCTGAACGGAGGAAAGGTGGAACACCAGAGGACCACTTTTGTCAAGCAGTTAAAGCTAGGGAAG CTCCCCCAGTGCCTCTGCATCCACCTTCAGCGGCTGAGCTGGTCTAGCCACGGCACCCCTCTGAAGAGGCACGAGCATGTTCAGTTCAGCGAGTTCCTGATGATGGACATCTACAAGTACCGCCTCCTGGGACCCAGACCCCGTCAGCACGGCCCCACGCCGGGCGAGAGCCCAGGGCCTGTGCTGGAGCTACAGGACATGCCAGCGGCCCCAAAGCCAG TTCTTAACCAGCCAGGAACCCCCAAAACACAGATTTTTATGAATGGCGCCTGTTCCCCGTCTTTGTTGCCAGCGCTGCCACCCATGATGCCCTTCCCTCTCCCGGCTGTTCCTGACTACAG CTCCTCCACATACCTCTTTCGCCTGATGGCAGTTGTCGTCCACCACGGAGACATGCACTCTGGACACTTCGTTACTTACCGAAGGTCCCCACCTTCAGCCAAGAGCCCTCTCTCAACCAGCAACCAGTGGCTGTGGGTTTCTGACGACACCGTCCGCAAGGCCAGCCTGCAGGAGGTCCTGTCCTCCAGTGCCTACCTGCTGTTCTATGAGCGCGTTCTGTCCCGGATGCAGCAGCAGGGTCAGGAGTACAGGTCTGAGGAGTGA
- the Usp30 gene encoding ubiquitin carboxyl-terminal hydrolase 30 isoform X3 has protein sequence MLSSRVQAAKTAADKAILRFLRTGAAFRSKVMRNWGVIGGIAAALAAGIYVIWGPITERKKRRKGLVPGLVNLGNTCFMNSLLQGLSACPAFIKWLEEFTTQYTRDQQEPPPHQYLSLTLLNLLKALSCQEVTEDEVLDASCLLDVLRMYRWQISSFEEQQSEIPPRQITCHTRGSPPPTSSHWKSQHPFHGRLTSNMVCKHCEHQSPVRFDTFDSLSLSIPAATWGHPLTLDHCLHHFISSESVRDVVCDNCTKIEAKGTLNGGKVEHQRTTFVKQLKLGKLPQCLCIHLQRLSWSSHGTPLKRHEHVQFSEFLMMDIYKYRLLGPRPRQHGPTPGESPGPVLELQDMPAAPKPVLNQPGTPKTQIFMNGACSPSLLPALPPMMPFPLPAVPDYSSSTYLFRLMAVVVHHGDMHSGHFVTYRRSPPSAKSPLSTSNQWLWVSDDTVRKASLQEVLSSSAYLLFYERVLSRMQQQGQEYRSEE, from the exons ATCTAAAGTCATGAGGAACTGGGGAGTAATCGGTGGAATTGCTGCTGCCCTTGCAGCAGGAATCTATGTTATTTGGGGTCCCATTACGGAAAGGAAGAAGCGAAGAAAAG GGCTTGTGCCTGGCCTTGTCAACTTGGGAAACACCTGCTTCATGAACTCCCTGCTGCAGGGCCTGTCCGCCTGCCCTGCGTTCATCAAGTGGCTGGAAGAGTTCACCACCCAGTACACCAGGGACCAGCAGGAGCCTCCCCCACACCAGTACTTGTCCTTGACACTGTTGAACCTCCTGAAAG CTTTGTCCTGCCAAGAAGTCACTGAGGATGAGGTCTTAGATGCAAGCTGCTTGCTGGATGTCTTAAGAATGTACAGATGGCAGATTTCTTCCTTTGAAGAACAG CAGTCAGAAATACCTCCCAGGCAAATAACCTGCCACACGAGAG GGTCTCCCCCCCCCACGTCCAGCCACTGGAAGTCCCAGCACCCTTTTCACGGAAGACTTACTAGCAATATGGTCTGCAAACACTGTGAACACCAG AGCCCTGTTCGATTCGATACCTTTGACAGCCTTTCCCTCAGTATTCCAGCTGCCACGTGG GGTCACCCACTGACCCTGGACCACTGCCTTCACCACTTCATCTCATCCGAGTCAGTGCGGGACGTTGTGTGTGACAACTGTACAAAG ATTGAAGCCAAAGGAACGCTGAACGGAGGAAAGGTGGAACACCAGAGGACCACTTTTGTCAAGCAGTTAAAGCTAGGGAAG CTCCCCCAGTGCCTCTGCATCCACCTTCAGCGGCTGAGCTGGTCTAGCCACGGCACCCCTCTGAAGAGGCACGAGCATGTTCAGTTCAGCGAGTTCCTGATGATGGACATCTACAAGTACCGCCTCCTGGGACCCAGACCCCGTCAGCACGGCCCCACGCCGGGCGAGAGCCCAGGGCCTGTGCTGGAGCTACAGGACATGCCAGCGGCCCCAAAGCCAG TTCTTAACCAGCCAGGAACCCCCAAAACACAGATTTTTATGAATGGCGCCTGTTCCCCGTCTTTGTTGCCAGCGCTGCCACCCATGATGCCCTTCCCTCTCCCGGCTGTTCCTGACTACAG CTCCTCCACATACCTCTTTCGCCTGATGGCAGTTGTCGTCCACCACGGAGACATGCACTCTGGACACTTCGTTACTTACCGAAGGTCCCCACCTTCAGCCAAGAGCCCTCTCTCAACCAGCAACCAGTGGCTGTGGGTTTCTGACGACACCGTCCGCAAGGCCAGCCTGCAGGAGGTCCTGTCCTCCAGTGCCTACCTGCTGTTCTATGAGCGCGTTCTGTCCCGGATGCAGCAGCAGGGTCAGGAGTACAGGTCTGAGGAGTGA